Proteins from a single region of Trueperaceae bacterium:
- a CDS encoding proline racemase family protein has protein sequence MQPTGHVKRLQVVDSHTGGEPTRVVVAGGPDLGTGPLSERLERLRAEHDWLRRAAVNEPRGSDVLVGALLCEPHDERALAGAIFFNNVGYLGMCGHGTIGLVVTLAHLGRAAPGEHLIETPVGTVAARLHEDGRVSVANVRSYRLRRGVSVTFEAPGGGTRRVTGELAYGGNWFFLCHDHGLAVEPGNVPALTEWARRIKAALAEAGVTGEGHEVDHVELFGPSPVADSRSFVLCPGDAYDRSPCGTGTSAKLACLAEDGLLAPGAVWRQESVIGSVFEAAYEPAPDGGVMPTITGTAHVTAEATLLLDPDDPYAHGIPPAAGRA, from the coding sequence ATGCAGCCGACCGGCCACGTCAAGCGCCTGCAGGTCGTCGACTCCCACACGGGCGGGGAGCCGACGCGGGTCGTCGTCGCGGGCGGGCCCGACCTGGGCACGGGCCCACTGAGCGAGCGCCTGGAGCGCCTGCGCGCCGAGCACGACTGGCTCAGGCGCGCGGCGGTGAACGAGCCGCGCGGGTCCGACGTGCTCGTCGGCGCCCTGCTGTGCGAGCCGCACGATGAGCGGGCCCTCGCCGGCGCGATCTTCTTCAACAACGTCGGCTACCTGGGGATGTGCGGCCACGGGACGATCGGCCTCGTCGTCACGCTGGCGCACCTGGGGCGCGCCGCGCCCGGCGAGCACCTGATCGAGACGCCGGTCGGCACCGTCGCGGCGCGCCTGCACGAGGACGGGCGCGTGAGCGTGGCGAACGTCCGCTCGTACCGCCTGCGGCGCGGCGTGAGCGTGACGTTCGAGGCGCCGGGCGGCGGCACGCGCAGAGTCACGGGCGAGCTCGCCTACGGCGGCAACTGGTTCTTCCTCTGCCACGACCACGGCCTCGCCGTGGAGCCGGGCAACGTCCCGGCGCTCACCGAGTGGGCGCGGCGCATCAAGGCCGCGCTGGCGGAGGCCGGCGTCACGGGCGAGGGCCACGAGGTCGATCACGTCGAGCTGTTCGGCCCCAGCCCCGTCGCCGACTCGCGCAGCTTCGTGCTCTGCCCCGGCGACGCCTACGACCGGTCGCCGTGCGGCACCGGCACGAGCGCGAAGCTCGCCTGCCTGGCGGAGGACGGCCTGCTGGCGCCCGGCGCGGTGTGGCGGCAGGAGAGCGTGATAGGCAGCGTGTTCGAGGCCGCGTACGAGCCCGCTCCCGACGGCGGCGTGATGCCCACGATCACGGGCACGGCGCACGTGACGGCCGAGGCGACGCTGCTCCTGGACCCAGACGACCCCTACGCGCACGGTATCCCGCCCGCCGCGGGGCGGGCGTGA